In the Drosophila takahashii strain IR98-3 E-12201 chromosome 3R, DtakHiC1v2, whole genome shotgun sequence genome, one interval contains:
- the LOC108056162 gene encoding uncharacterized protein, with translation MCDIKTNFVTHDLVHNLRCNRRGPRIRHDMKKTRTWPGARFMCVCKNGDLNTAAYCLAELMHEPFQPFPMATVAVHHSIRDEFIAMLRSRFRQLKPHVANHPNFVRAVEELKHGLRPVKYVLADVADAPACASPILITDAVTHLFFPSGPSGCTTLHSFHTMQHVAQIFTEETPNFDAVYYFDEGITGVYTLAKLIKCVQFFVNCMDACLLEIMPFYMEHKPMVLFKRGYHYETLELDHQWKIIVFPYSSSILRQCCCPTGHCRCYATHSACCEDHLHT, from the exons atgtGTGATATAAAGACAAATTTCGTGACGCACGATCTGGTGCACAATCTGCGGTGCAACAGACGCGGTCCCAGGATA AGGCACGATATGAAAAAGACAAGGACGTGGCCCGGAGCCCGATTTATGTGCGTTTGCAAGAACGGAGATTTGAATACGGCTGCCTACTGTTTGGCCGAGTTGATGCACGAGCCCTTCCAGCCGTTTCCCATGGCCACGGTGGCAGTGCATCACTCGATCCGGGATGAGTTCATCGCGATGCTGAGGAGTCGCTTCCGGCAGCTGAAGCCGCATGTGGCCAACCATCCGAATTTCGTGCGGGCCGTCGAGGAGCTGAAACATGGACTGCGACCTGTGAAATACGTGCTGGCCGATGTGGCCGATGCTCCGGCCTGTGCcagtccgattttgataaccGACGCCGTTACCCATTTGTTCTTTCCCAGCGGTCCCTCGGGTTGCACCACCCTGCATTCCTTCCACACGATGCAGCATGTGGCGCAGATCTTCACCGAAGAGACCCCGAATTTTGATGCAGTCTATTACTTCGACGAGGGCATTACGGGTGTCTATACGTTGGCCAAGCTGATCAAGTGTGTGCAGTTCTTTGTGAACTGCATGGATGCCTGTCTGCTAGAGATCATGCCTTTCTACATGGAGCATAAGCCCATGGTGCTCTTCAAGCGGGGCTATCACTACGAGACCCTCGAACTGGACCATCAGTGGAAGATCATCGTGTTTCCCTATAGCAGCTCCATCTTGAGGCAGTGTTGCTGTCCCACGGGCCATTGTCGCTGCTATGCCACCCACTCGGCCTGCTGTGAAGACCATTTACACACTTAG